ACCGCAAGGGCCGGTTCGAGACCACGGCGTCCGGCCTGCGCGAGGCGGTCTCGGCCGGCTCGATCACCGGCTCACGCGGCGACCGGGTGATCCTCGACGACCCGATCTCGGTCGAGGGCGCCAATTCCGAGCGGGTGCGCGAGGGGATCGCGCGGTGGTTCCTGGAGGCGGTGCCGACCCGCCTCAACGACCCCGTGCGCTCGGCCATCGTGGTCGTCATGCAGCGGCTGCACGAGCGCGACCTGTCGGGCGTGATCCTGGCGAAGAATCTCGGCTACGAGCACCTGATGCTGCCGATGGAGTTCGAGCCGGAGCGCGCCTGCGCCACCCGGATCGGCTTCTCAGATCCGCGCCGGGAGGCGGGCGAGCTGCTGTTTCCCGCTCGCTTCCCCCGCGCGGCGGTGGAGCGCGACAAGGCCGCGATGGGCGAGTACGCGGCGGCCGGCCAGTACCAGCAGCGGCCGGCGCCCCGGGACGGCGGGTTGTTCAAGCGCGGCTGGTTCACCCTCGTGCGGGCTCTGCCCGCCGGATGCATCCATGTGCGGGCCTGGGACCTCGCGGCGAGCGTGCCGAGGCCCGGGCGCCAGCCGGACTACACCGTCGGCGTCAAGCTCGCGCGCGGCCCCGACGGGCGGCTCTACGTCGTGGATGTCCGCCGCGACCGGCTCTCGGCCGGCGGCGTCGAGCGGCTGATCCTGGCGACCGCCGCGGAGGACGGGCCGTCCTGCCGGATCTCGCTGCCGCAGGATCCCGGCCAGGCCGGCAAGGCGCAGGCGCAGTACCTCGTCTCGCGCCTCGCCGGCTACGACGTCCGGGCGTCACCGGAGAGCGGGGACAAGGCGACCCGCGCCGCCCCGGTCTCGGCCCAGGCCGAGGCCGGCAACCTGCACCTCGTCGCCGGCCCCTGGAACGGGGCCTTCCTCGACGAGCTCTGCGCATTCCCCAACGGCGCCTTCCTCGACCAGGTCGACGCCCTCTCGCGCGCCTTCTCGGCGCTCGCCCGGCCTGGATACGGCCTGCTCGGAGTCCTGTGATGTGGCTCGCCGACCGCCTCGCCAACCTCGTCTCCGGCCTCGGCGGCCCGCGGGACAAGAGCACCGGCAACCTGCACGTCCACGTGCCCCGCGCGCCTGCAGAGCTCGACGCCGCCTACCGGGACAACTGGCTCGCCCGCAAGGTCGTCGACATCGTGCCGTTCGACATGCTGCGCGAGTGGCGCGCCTGGCAGGCGCCGCCCGAGGTCGCGGCGGCGCTCGCGGCGAGCGAGGAGCGCCTGGCCCTGCGC
The sequence above is drawn from the Methylobacterium terrae genome and encodes:
- the terL gene encoding phage terminase large subunit, with product MRRAWPVIEPGAPYVHGWHIDAVSAHLEAVTAGEITRLLINVPPGTMKSLLAGVFWPAWEWGPRNRPSLRTVAVSHTERLALRDNLRTRRLITSPWYRALWGERVRLTRDQNRKGRFETTASGLREAVSAGSITGSRGDRVILDDPISVEGANSERVREGIARWFLEAVPTRLNDPVRSAIVVVMQRLHERDLSGVILAKNLGYEHLMLPMEFEPERACATRIGFSDPRREAGELLFPARFPRAAVERDKAAMGEYAAAGQYQQRPAPRDGGLFKRGWFTLVRALPAGCIHVRAWDLAASVPRPGRQPDYTVGVKLARGPDGRLYVVDVRRDRLSAGGVERLILATAAEDGPSCRISLPQDPGQAGKAQAQYLVSRLAGYDVRASPESGDKATRAAPVSAQAEAGNLHLVAGPWNGAFLDELCAFPNGAFLDQVDALSRAFSALARPGYGLLGVL